Proteins encoded by one window of Cloeon dipterum chromosome 4, ieCloDipt1.1, whole genome shotgun sequence:
- the LOC135942894 gene encoding bromodomain-containing protein 4A-like: protein MDLGTIKQRLNDKYYLNVKQFIDDMNLVIENCIDYNGAISPVGKMAAKLKKSFEHKMSFLPPKVTIFFSNKEADDNATSSVSVAPQPTNIKRKITKPTNTAAPGQPKNTISFGFINTVDLPSEMRKRSLSESSSSSSSSSSSSSSSSSDEEVDILLTPPKRKCLEIKNPRNIMSPKPLVRVQPTVRQPSSSSDAVPIPKQADNTQEKAPASLPDHKQHEEAVIPIPKSKQFAPKDSASSSSMDPPPVDPRKEPREKRRPRQSQNYVARPIIYTAEDVYRGETLNNIAWRLIPIEESTAGISVLDVSSLIAAFEKKYDIKYYTQFVAYDKVGNCSDHRLPHESSCECSEFCLMKNVNPRFLLQKY from the exons ATGGATTTAGGCACCATTAAACAACGACTCAATGACAAATATTACTTAAACGTCAAACAGTTTATTGACGACATGAATTTGgtgattgaaaattgtattgaTTACAACGGAGCGATTTCACCCGTTGGAAAAATGGCTGCAAAGCTCAAAAAATCCTTTGAACACAAAATGAGTTTCTTGCCTCCAAAAGTCACaatattcttttcaaataaagaaGCAGATGACAATGCCACTTCTTCTGTCAGCGTGGCGCCTCAACCTACAAACATCAAGAGGAAGATTACGAAACCAACCAATACTGCTGCTCCAGGACAACCAAAGAATACAATCTCCTTTGGATTCATTAACACAGTCGACTTACCCagtgaaatgagaaaaagatCTCTGTCCGAATCGTCTTCGTCCTCTTCCTCCAGCTCTTCTTCGTCATCTTCTTCCAGTTCTGATGAGGAAGTGGATATTTTGTTGACTCCTCCCAAAAGAAAGTGCCTTGAGATCAAAAACCCCCGGAACATAATGTCACCAAAGCCTCTTGTACGCGTGCAACCCACTGTGCGGCAGCCTTCTTCTTCAAGCGATGCAGTTCCAATACCAAAGCAAGCCGATAATACTCAAGAAAAGGCTCCTGCGTCCCTGCCTGATCACAAGCAACACGAAGAAGCAGTCATTCCTATTCCAAAGAGCAAGCAGTTCGCTCCAAAAGATTCAGCAAGCAGTTCATCAATGGATCCACCACCAGTTGACCCGAGAAAAGAGCCAAGAGAGAAGAGAAGGCCTCGTCAGTCGCAAAATTACGTGGCAAGACCGATAATCTACACAGCG GAGGATGTATACAGAGGAGAGACGTTAAATAACATCGCATGGAGACTTATACCGATAGAAGAGTCGACGGCTGGGATTAGTGTTCTGGATGTTTCTTCTCTGATTGCTGCATTCGAGAAAAAATACGACATAAAATATTACACTCAGTTTGTTGCATATGACAAGGTTGGAAATTGCAGCGACCACCGACTTCCACATGAATCTAGCTGTGAATGTAGCGAATTTTGCTTAATGAAAAACGTAAATCCCagatttttgttgcaaaaatattga